The window TCAAACAATAGTTTCGTTCGATCTTTGCATTGAACACATACAACTGAGTAACCCCTTTCGGCACAGTTTTGAACCGTTACAGCAGGGGAATTATCAGCATTCAACTTCAAGATAGGCTTCCTCTCATAATCACGATCAGCAAACATCATTTGATGCAATCTCCTTTCGGTATGTGTGACTGCCATAGAGACAGAAGTCTTGGCACTACGAATGTCATTGTCTCCTTTAAGAACACTCCTCAATCTTGCAACAATGGTGTCAATTTTCTGTCTGTCTTCTATGGGGGAACCGGAGTTGCAATCCTTGACATAGATCAAGGAAGCAATCCTACCATTGTGAGTCCAAACTTTAGCCTCCACCACATCACACTGCAGATCGGCTAGAACAGCAAACACCTCGGAAAGAAGACCAACACGGTCGGTCCCAGTGAGCTCCAAAGCTGTGGTGGTCCCATTAAATTCTTCATTCCTTCGATAATGAGTCGTCCCAAGAGACTGCCAAGTAAAACGAACACCCCAGATCCAAAAATGAGTTTCAATCACACAAACCAACAACAGAATGTTCGTAatttgagatgaaaattttcaatcagGAACAAAACCAAACTCCTAATGTTCATCATATGAGTTGAGAATTCAATCAACAATGAAACAAACAACAATTAATCAACTACAAATCACCTGCTCGAGGTAGCTAATCACGCTCTCGTCAGTTAATTTCTCGCCGTTCTGATCGGTAACATGAAACACtgatgaaattaaagaaaacatccATTACAAAACATTCAAAAAGGGCTACAACAAAAGAAGAGGGGAAAAATGTTCGCAATCGTACCATCCATGAACCATCTTCCATCTGAAGAAACATAAGCTTTCTTGATTGAAAGGTTCAAATCAGTAAGAACCTGTACAGCCTCCAAGAGATTTCCAAATCTTCTAGCACTATCAAccttcaaaaacaaaacacaaacacCAAAACAAAAGTTTCAATTACCGAATCAAAAGCAGTTCCAGAAAAACAGAGAACGTATTAACAAAGATTTTTTGTTCTTACCTTCACCAGAGTGGCCGTAGAGCAAGCCCCATTGTCAATCACAACCctgaataaacaaaaaaaacaaaaacaaaacccaagtCAGAAAGAAGATCCAAAAATCTTCTAAAGATAAATTCATCGAAGGGGttcaaaaatttcaaccaaaaaacAGGGGAAAATAACCAAAAAGCAAACAAAGAGTTGAACCATACAAACCTGGGAGTGTTCATCCTAATAACAAGCTTTTCGTATTCATCAAGACGAGAAGGCCATTCCATctccatcatcatcttcaaaacccaaaacccAAATCCCCAATTCGTTTAAACTTCCCTTAAATACCGAGAAAGAACAAcagaaaaaatttataaaaaaaaaaaaaacccagaAACGGACGATTTGAGTGCCGAGTGAAACAAAGAAtccgaaaagaaaaaaaaaaggaggggTTTAAAAAACTGTAAGAGTTGAAACGAATTAACAAAAGGGCTTAGACAAAATCGCCATTAACAACGCTCAGAAAGAAAATGCTGTCTGTCTGTTCTTCTCTTCATCCGTTTTGAAAAAGGGTACTGTTATGTTTCTGtaattcccttttctccttcACCTCGATCTTTAAATCTTCACCCGCCTTGTTGAGAAACCAACATTTATGATTATATAATATGGAatcaaatcttcaaaatccaatttttttccaaatatttttttatttcctttttagcGAACAACTGTTACTCACTATGGAATCGTTTTTTGAGCTGAGAAGTCGTAAGAGTGATGTTAATTTTTAGCCTGCCCGAATTATGCTGCCCgaactttcctttttctccttttttgtatgtttaatAGCTGCCCGAATTTCCACCTTAATTAAGACTTAAGATCTTTCTAATTACTTCTTCAACGtgtctatttttaaaaatgcttaACACGTCCTTccatccattttttattttatttaattggcttttttaatttatttttattgattttgctaaattcaaatttttttcacGTTTTTTACCATTTATTAGTATAACAATTGGAGATGTGAAAACTCCATCTAAATAACTCGTGATTATCGGAACTGACTTGAATTAAGCATTTgttgacaaattttaaataattttgtatttttatagattaaatttatagttttgaaGGTTGAAGAATTAAATAGGATACATCCAGTGAATttgatgaattaaatttatttcgcTTTTAGCAACTAAATTTGTATTCTAAAATTAAGCctattttgataatatttaatgtcttgttttatttaaaaaaatgacaaaatttctaaaaatatttattaaggTAAAGATAGtaaatatctcaattttcttttatagacaGTTATTTATGTACAAATAGACATAGATAATTACAATCAATcagtgatattttattatatttaaaaataggacaatatttaattattttgatagttTTATTTACCTCTTAAGattaagcttataaatactattttctccttttactttctacatgtaatttttaatctttaggtataaattcttgaaaaaaaatcaattggtTGTAAAATACAGGAGACGAAAtacatttagtttttttattaaaaacaaacaaagttgTAAccaataaatctaaaattcttttttctttttctttttttcttcttttttttgctaCATGTGATGttagaaaattgataaaataatattggtagtaattaattgattaaatatgaaattgaatgGCATTTTGGATAATTAGTAGTATCAGCATCATTTTacagaacaaaaaaatctatCATATATGGAAAGTAATTGTGAATATAGAAAATGCCAAACGTTGctcaataaaaattattgttaatataGCAAGTTACATTAAATTGTCAGTTAATCCATAGAATATTGTTACTGGCTTAATTAGAAATTAGCCCCATTAAAAAAACCCTTTTAAATGTTAGTTTTTGAATAGTATAAAATCTGTATCAATGTAGTATggtattttcataaattttatttttaaatagaaaatttataaataaataaatagaaccAATTTATTATACAAGAGAGcctaattttatcatatttgacCTCTCTATCTTTAATGAATGGTGCAATGaacaattaatattaatttgttttcataattagaaaatttagaTGATATACATGGTTTATTTgtgtaattaattacattgttgttgttaaaagtattatatatatatagatatttatataaagtttagaggtcaatattttaaatttgactgCAAGACAACTTTGATATTGTTGGTGGGGAGGAGTTGAGGAAGGGAAGTAGCTGGCATGTCCAGCAAGGACGACACGTAAGCAAATGACGTGTTGTGTTTGCTTGCAATTGACTCGATAGTATTGGGGGAGCTACCTCCAAGAGGAAACCGAGTTGTTTGGTCCAGCTGGCACAGGGAGGGTCCCATCTACCTGAATTGAAACACAACACAATGCCCCctttcccctttttttcttttgccgACCTAAATTATACTCATCGCACGTGCCACAccctctcctttttttttttttttttttaattacaattctaattcgttttcattttttaaattatctcaattaacttttatatcttaaaaaaatgtctactaaatcaataaactatttttcatctatttagttttttaatgttttttaaatgtattgttattaaaaaattattaaatatgttGAGGGTCGTCTCAGGCAAGGTCCAAAGTTTATGAATAagtccaattttaaaaaagccGAGTAACTAACATTGGTGAATGAGAaccctaaaataaaaagaaaacatggtATACCTTAGATTATAGGCTACACAACTAAGTggataataaattatatttatagagaaataaaCGAGTCAAACTTGATCCTAAAGTTCTACAATGTCAAGGAGGCGTCGGAATCCTCCTGATGTGTCACCGATGATACACATAAACACAAACATAAGTTAGAGGAAGGAAACTATAAATATTCTCATCTGATAAGAGATAAAGTAAAGTAAACTTCCcctcttatatatatttggttaaattaaacaataatctATATGCAACTCAAGTACTGGAGAGTGCGAGCAAACTTGAGACTATGTAAGATCATAACAAATGACGAACAAGACAACAATATCTACAAAAATAACGTGAAATATGTAAGTTTTTTGCGTCAACTAAGAAGGTATAAAtccaaaagtaaataaatttactatCAGAAAACTAATTCAACAACATGCAAAGTTGAAAGATCCAAAacatgacattttttttcatagagTGAATTgagaataattgaaaattatagtttagttttttttttttttccattttccacaAAACATGTTAACAAGCTTTTGCCGAGATGTACATGATTGCCCCCgaaagaatagaagaaaagagagggaCAGATAGGTCCCATGGGGGGCAAAAGGGTAAAAGagcaaataattattaatttgggAAGTTGTAAAGTGGTGGGAAAGCACGCTTGCTTTAGATAACAAACTATCTCCTCCGCCTGCCTTACAACACCGCCTTAATCAGTTCAAATATTTCCAATTATTAATTCCttttatccttttcttttcttttcaaattatgttgtcttttttcttttttatatttccttccaacaataaaaataaaacaattattgtccctaaattttaatatttattctaaatattaaaatataatttatttagctTTATTTCGTTATCATTTAAGGATAAATAAACCATATGTAGTTGCTAGAAGATGATTATGTTAGAATTTATGGTGTggaataaaaacaataatataacgttgaataaaatgtataaaatgaTGATGGAATTAATAATGggattttctaaaaacaacaataatagaGTTTATTGTTTGGAAGATTAACGTCCATGTGTTGAACATGTTGCTATACAAGTTGTGATTGTATAACAACCCTAAACactaataatattattattctcgtAGTATCGCTAGGTTGAGTATGAAAAGatattctataatttaattgatgtttaataaactcaataaatattgaaaatgtaattattttatacaacTTTTAACACCCATGTGAGAGAAATCAATTATATTGGAAATAAATAGTATTCCAAAGCTCAATACATTTATGACTCTTAAGTAAATGAAAACTGAATTTGAGTTAGTTCGTTATAAATGTTTGCAAGTGGAAAATAAACTCCCATCCACGTATTAACTATTCACCActtttatttcctttatatttaattaaattacttatagaaataaataaaaagccACAAATTCGTACGTacgaggaaaaagaaaagctgaCTAAGTAGTTGGattgagagagaagaaattttgttggTAGGGTACTTTGGtaattttatctttagttTAACGTGGAATTTGTATTATCACATTTCGAAGTCCGAAGCTTGATTCTCATACTCCtacttttgtaaaaaaaaaatatcattaaaaatcaaaaaaattgatcataCAATTTTACGAATATTGTGTTATATTAGTTTGAGGAATAATAGAGTACAAAAATACACATGTAGTTAGGTAGAAGTAAgataatacaaaaatatagaGTGACCATGTGCTCGAACATTCCATATTCTTCTAAAGACCTTTGTACTACTTTGATTCCTTTTAAGTAcgtatactttttttaatctatattcgttttatttttattttattttccacgTGTGACGAGGAGGATAAAACCAATAACATTCAAGTTAAACTAAactcattgttttttttagctatactgtagaaaaaaaatgtttgtaaaattattaaatatttaaaagtattaaacTTAGTATCTGCTtaataaaagattgaaaatgaagaaactaaaattatattctttctttactggttaatttctcataaaaaagaaaaataggaaactatataaagaatgaaaaaagaaaagaaaagaaaaggattattttttactcttttttataaatatgattattattttaagaaaagaaaagaagaagaagggccCACAGGAATCACGTGGGAGAGGTGTCAGAAATCACGTTGCTGAGTTGGcggttaatttcttttttttttttactttccttTTGGTCCACCGCGTATGACGTGGCATCACTTCAAAAGGCTTCTTCCATCCATCCACTACAGTAAAACTGTCTACAGTTAAAAActgttttgaaattattacCATACATATCTACCCACACTCACTCAACTCAATTCAATTATACGGCTaagttttcttctaattttattgctttatcattattctttttttagaaaatattaagttattaaatacaaaattattaactgaagaacaaattatataagaaaatttaaaaataaagcatgtaatttttttttacaaataattttaggGAAGAAATTGCTAAAGTTTTACGTAGCAAATGACGGAGGGGGCAgttggttttgaaaagaaacagTTAGAGAgagttcaaaataaaaaggacAAAATTAGGGCGGCCTTTGTATAATAATCATTTGCAATACATTGTTCCACCACTATTGCCTTTTCCCAATATCCAAAGGATTTTTCTTTactccttttcatttttaatactattaatatatatttaatatcatcaatgtcaaataaaagaaaataaacatccTAAACTATGATAATAATTCATCTTCGTCTaagttttaaatcaaattatatcaaccatataaattttgatttttttataaaaagttaattaggATAGGATTTGGGGGTTAGAAATTCTATTAAACCATGTGTGGAATgttgtaagaaaaataaaattaaaaataaaagagttgatatgaatatattttgaattttggtgAAAGGTATAGATATGTGTCTTAGACTATGTTTGGTATTGTTGtcacatttaaaataatacatttaaaCTTTAGATTTGAATGAGTTGGTTAGAATTTAAGTAATTACATAATAAATTATGATGTTTTAGGAATAGTAACAAAATTTCACTTGTATGATTTTTCATAATGTATAATGATTAAATAACTCTATATAACATACAAAAAAGAGGAATCATgggtaaaaaaattgaatataatatacaGTATATAGGTAAAGAATGTGATAAATGAAACAGGGATGATGTATGAAGAAGTAATGAAACAATAGGAGAATAAGAATTATCACACACCCCACTAAgaatatattcatttaaagAAGTTATTCATAATTCTTTTATCGATGATAAACGAACGATCAAATTTGACTTGAGTCACTGTTGATGAAATATCGAGGTCTAAATTTTACCTAAATGTTTATTAGGAAATACGATGCTTTTCGAATAagttatgtttattatttatattacagTTACATTAATACTATTTTATCACTTACGAtgtataaaatgaaaatgtttatttacttCATGTTGATATCAAACCAATGTCGATGAAAATATCGACatgatgataaaatttaatgtcATGCATGTTAGGAGTTAGGACTTACAAATTggaaatattctttttctattttacaaTTGggaatattcttttctttaaaatagtaaataatgaCTAACGACAATGGAAAcgacaaaagaaatatattcttATTCCTACAAAGTACACATGAAGTTTGGCTACCTAACGTTATACTTTATGTAATGGCATCATTGTTAAATATTACGACACATTTGGAGAATTTCAACCTATGATCTACTAAGTGAAAAAGGTCGAAATCCTGTCTTTATGCCTATGTCATCATTGAATCATTATcgttttaatgtattttttttacttaactTTGTATATATAACTACTAGCTAGGGAATATGTTGATAATGTCGTagttaattaactaattatagATTGACGaaccatatttaattttttggattttaggaAGTTTGTTCACTTTATTCTTCTAacttaaattatatacataagTTGCTATCTAACAAtgtatttaaaagtatagacATTAAAGATTataattcaatcaaatatttgcaaataaaaatacaaaagaagacaacaaaaataaaatagtattcATCACTAAAAGGTATGTTTTAACTTATTATTTGTCCTTcactatttattaataaaactttGGCCAAATTGGAACtttatgttattataattaaagtgTAGCCGACCCtattgcttttatttatttatttttccaaaccTAAGtcttaataaaacaaatctatgtattatatttatatttaagataataatttgtttaactATCTAAAATACTTCATTTATACTTTCTAAACATTGGGTGGAATTAAATTatggtttttcaattttactttcaaattattctaaaaaacaCTGTTAccacattttttaagttaaaataagataaaaatcaATGCGTATAAAAATGCATAAATCGaccataaattttttacataattttgaCAATATCTTTTGAGACGAAATAAATGGTAATAACAACCGTgatattaatttcaataacGAATAAACTTGAGATTTGAAAAGGTATAAGAACTAAAAATTaaccaatttcaaaatacGTAAGTTAccaaaaactaatattttaacttaaatagTATCATTCTAAATCTTAAAACTTTTACGAATAAGTTGATTTATTTAGatcaatttcaaagtttaagcattttatttatacaaatcCTAGAGttcaaatgttaaaaatgaaaattttcaaaatctaaataaaacaGGATAGATGTCGTCTATacatattttgtataatttaaaccAACCGtgataaactttgaaattgttaGAAGAATTCAACCGAGTTaagtttggtttgatttataaatggacaatttaaaatcaattttagctggggtttaatttattgattgtGAATCACTTTCtttacttaaataaataagacaatttaatttggaagaaaatataatatttattgtttataattgTTAAGTACACATAGagactaatatatatatatatatatatatatatatatatatatatatatatatatatatatatatatatatatattgaataatttatatatttattttgtacttcTTATAAATAATGATTAGAATATGATTGAATGgatacaaagaaaaatacaaaatattaaaaatagaagcctcgctaaaaagtatatttttggcatattatttgtttgttccttgtgagttatttatttaaaaactttagggtacataaaaataatttcagtAAGCCGACCTTATGGGTTTATGTTTTGGaataatgtgtatatataataatgttccaaaacataattattttttgttattttgtatttgttagtatatataattaatttagataaGTATAATTcagtttgttattattaaattattgagaacaaaaagaagaaaaaatagtgcttttccttttaacttaTTATTACTAGTCTTAAATTTTAGCTAAATGCATTTatgtttgtaaataatttgagaaaccaaattaaatttgattcaGTTTCTGTAgtaatgaatgaaattaatttgGCTTACATttcttaatattaaataaaaaaaattgaatatgttaataaatataaacataattataaaGGGAtggctttttaaaaaaattaaaaaaaaaaaagatgacaaGAAATGAATATAATTGAATGAGGGACATAAAATTGCatgtgaaataataaatatccataaatagaaaaataaattgaaaatgaatgagagagagaaaatgtaaatagggaaagagaaagaagtggttggaaaatgaaagggtAATAGGGAAGAAttggaagaataaaaattgaccTTTCACCAAaactataattgaaaatggaaaccctaattattttactttttctttcttttctctaaaaaaaaatatccaatatGTGTTTATGACATTGACACCAAATCACCAAACTTTTTGTTTCACTTCAAATTCCTACTTAATATCGACTAAAAACAATTaactaaaccctaattctcGTTTTCGTTGTCTTTAcgttttcaatttgatttcaatcGAGTCATTATAAGGTTACAAATCTCATATTTCTAGaacatttataataaatgattgtattggttttaaaattagagtttgatttgattaatttaatatacttATAATGGTTTTGAAAAGAGGAATAAAATTATAGCTTAAGAGGTGATTTGTGCATTGATTGGAGGTATGATGCTATTGAATGTTGAGACATAAACATACCAAACTGTACtccaatattttttgtttactcAAACACAAATGTCAAATTCTTTGCTACCTTTTACCTCAATCATCTTTaacaacacaaaataaaatcaacaaataactTTATAGGATCCTTTCATTTTGACCATagctttatttatatatatatatatatatatatatatatatgagtaattaattagttaggatatgcaaattattttctaaatctcTTCTCAACTTTcatcttgttcttcttttttctttaatgctTTGATCATATTAcaaactatgaatttatttagtttcattttatgTTCCGAATCATAATTGTTTTAACATTGGAGTATAGAAGAGAGATCGAAGACTTGAATTAACTAAGATTTCATTCGAATGAGAGTGATCTTGTCGATatgaaagtaattgaaagTTACTATATACACTAACAATGTGTGTACATTTCGTTCAAGTGACTAGTAACTCCAAAACTAAACATGCTAAGTTTAGAGGAATTTTATATCGTGTGACTTTCTactttgtaatttaatattacagGTACTAATATTTGACGATGGTTAcaatttttctgtttttgaaatCTATATTTGTTTCCTCtaatattttggattataaACTTCATGTACCCTAAAAAGAAGCATTTAAATTcctaaataaattgttaaagtaaaagtatattttttatttttaaaaactaacttagttggAGTAATAAAACATAGAAACTTGCGGGAAAAATAGTATTTCAAAGCTTAATTTTGAGAgggagaaaataagaaaaaagatataaaaatggAGCCTTGATGgtttaaaactaaatagaaatgaaaaatcaagattttatattaaataatttagaatgttaatttggaaaagaaaagaaatggaaaactGGTGGACAGGTGCAACTAATTACATTATTAAAACCATACTTTTTCAAGCAAAGAATCtattaattttggatttggGATATCTTCCCTTTTTCTGATTTTGaccctttttattttcctttttacttttttttttttctttctattttgtagttttcatccacatttatttataaattttaattttaaatatcttacctgaaaataattgaaatgaaatagttAAGTGTTCTTCTcacgacaaaaaaaaaaaaagaaaagtaatgtGAAAGTTTGACTTTGTTTGTATCAAGTAAATTTGATGCTCTTATCATAAACAATGTTTA of the Cucumis sativus cultivar 9930 chromosome 3, Cucumber_9930_V3, whole genome shotgun sequence genome contains:
- the LOC101205369 gene encoding ACT domain-containing protein ACR8; translation: MMMEMEWPSRLDEYEKLVIRMNTPRVVIDNGACSTATLVKVDSARRFGNLLEAVQVLTDLNLSIKKAYVSSDGRWFMDVFHVTDQNGEKLTDESVISYLEQSLGTTHYRRNEEFNGTTTALELTGTDRVGLLSEVFAVLADLQCDVVEAKVWTHNGRIASLIYVKDCNSGSPIEDRQKIDTIVARLRSVLKGDNDIRSAKTSVSMAVTHTERRLHQMMFADRDYERKPILKLNADNSPAVTVQNCAERGYSVVCVQCKDRTKLLFDVIFTLTDMQYVVFHANINTAQERAYLEFYIRHSDGTPISSEAERQRVIQCLQAAIQRRASEGVRLELCTEDRPGLLADVMRTFRENGLNVTRAEISTTRAEISTTRHMALNVFYVTDVVGNVADQKTIESVRQRIGLSNLKVKELPSTYHQTTEREEQTFGVGGAVLFTLGSMVRRNLYNLGLIRSCS